The Hydrogenobacter sp. T-2 region GTCTTCCACTATAGTTCCTAACTTGTTGGCAAGCTCGCCCCAGCGTTTGTTGTTTTCTTGCTTGTATTCCCTTATTTGTTTGTCTGTCTCAGCCCTATACTCTGCTATCTTCCTGTCAGTCTCTTCCTTGTATTCTCTTATCTGTCTGTCTGTCTCTCGCTTGTATTCTTCCAATCTCCTCTCACCTTCTGCTATCATCCTACTTGCCCAGAGTTTAAAGTCCAGCATCTCTCTGACAAGTAATTCTCCGAGTTTTTCCAGTCTTTCTACTCTGTCCTCAAGTCTCTCCATAGATTTAAATATAAATCACATCTTTCTAAACACAGGCTGTAGTATTTGTCCCTCTATCAATTCATCTACCATATCGTATTCCATTGCAAACTTTACAATATCAAGCACCTCGTCGTATACTTCAAGAGTTTTTTCAATTATCTTATCATCATGAGGTAGAGCCATGTTATGAGAACCTGTGAAAAGAATTCCTCTTTTTGCACATTCTTGTTGGAAAAGAGTTTTTAACTTTAGACTGTTGTCTCCTACAAAATCCAGTAAAAACCTAACATCATAGCCCTTTACAAAGGCTATATCCTCCATTTCTTTATCTTCTATTAGCTTTTGAATGCCTTGTTTTAGCTTTTTTCCTTGCTCCCAAAGGTAGGGTATTACCTTTTTGTCTCTTAGATATTGTATGGTTGCGATGGCGGATGCTATGCTTGCGGTTTCTCCCCCAAAGGTAAAAGAGAAAAAGACCTCCTCAAAAAGCTCCATAATCTCCGACCTTCCAACTATGGCGGATATAGGTATGCCATTGCCCATGGCTTTGCCAAAGCAGGCAAGGTCTGGAACTACTCCAAAATATTCTTGTGCACCTCCCAAGGAAAAGCGAAAGCCACTAACCACCTCATCAAATATCAATAAAGCACCACGTTTCTGTGTAAGCTCTCTGACCTTTTGTAAAAAGTCTTCCTTTGGCTCTTCTACGCCCATAGGCTCCATTATTACGCAGGCTATCTGGTTTTTGTATTCCTCAAAAAGCCTTTCAAGACTTTGTATATTGTTATACTCAAAGGTAAGGGTAAGGCTTTTTACCTCTTCTGGAATTCCCCTATCCCTCGTGGTTGTCCCTATATACCAATCTTGCCAGCCGTGATATCCACAACAAGCTATGTATTTCCTGCCCGTGTATGCCCTTGCAAGCCTAACGCCCGCAGAGGTCACGTCAGAACCATTCTTCCCAAAACGCGCCATCTCACAGCATGGTATGGTCTCTCTCAAAAGCTCCGCAAGCTCTGTCTCAAGATAGCTCGGCAAGGTAAAAACTGTTCCCCTTCTTAGCTCCTTTTCCACTCTTTCAATAACAGGCTCAAAGGCATAGCCTAATATACAAGCACCAAGCCCCATAGTGTAGTCTATATAGGTATTCTCGTCAAGGTCTGTAAGATAACAACCTTTTCCTTCTTTCACAAAAAGTGGAACCGCCCCCACAGAAAACTGTAGGTACGATTTGCTAAAGGTTTGTGAACAGTTAGGTATTAGGGTTTTGGTTTTCTCAAAATGCCTTAGGCTGTTTTCAAGTTTTAAAGGCTTTGCCCTTAGAGACCTTATAAAATCCCTATCTTGCCTTAGGGACTTGAGATATCCCTCGTTTACAGGAATTTCTTTCTCCCTTTTCAAGATTTCTGGCTTTTCCTTTATAAGTTTTACCACCTCTTCGTAGGTAAAGTCTTCCTTTCCAAGAGCTTTTATTATTCTTTCTATAATCACCAAATCCTCTGGATAGTCAAGGCTAAGATGTATGTGCGAGAGGTCTTCTTCATGTATTCTGTAAAAGAGCTTTTTAGCTTTCTTTGACTTTCTTATGTATGGGCTTACATGCTCTCTTTCTGACGGAAGTTTAGCCCTTTGATAAGCCCTTAGTATCCATTCTCCCTTTATAACTTCCACATCAAAACCGTCTATTATGCCAGTAAGCACGAGATAGTCTACATTTTCTTCAAGTGCTTTACTAAGAGCCTTTTGGACAAGTTCAGGGTCTATTAGAGGACAATCTCCAGTTATTCTCACTACTAAGTCAAGGGAAAAATCTTCTACCGCCTTTGCATATCTACTGAGGACATCAGTTGGATGCCCTGCTAAAGCATACCAAACAAACCTTTTTGCTATATTTATAAGCTCTTTGTCTTCTTCAAGTATAGAAGTAGCCAAAACTTTAACATCTACTTTTAGCTTGCTTAGTCTTGTAAAAACCCACTCTATTGCCTTTTTACCAACAAGGTCTGCCATCATCTTTTTAGGGAATCTTGTAGAGCC contains the following coding sequences:
- a CDS encoding aminotransferase class III-fold pyridoxal phosphate-dependent enzyme, producing MRTGLVVQARNGSTRFPKKMMADLVGKKAIEWVFTRLSKLKVDVKVLATSILEEDKELINIAKRFVWYALAGHPTDVLSRYAKAVEDFSLDLVVRITGDCPLIDPELVQKALSKALEENVDYLVLTGIIDGFDVEVIKGEWILRAYQRAKLPSEREHVSPYIRKSKKAKKLFYRIHEEDLSHIHLSLDYPEDLVIIERIIKALGKEDFTYEEVVKLIKEKPEILKREKEIPVNEGYLKSLRQDRDFIRSLRAKPLKLENSLRHFEKTKTLIPNCSQTFSKSYLQFSVGAVPLFVKEGKGCYLTDLDENTYIDYTMGLGACILGYAFEPVIERVEKELRRGTVFTLPSYLETELAELLRETIPCCEMARFGKNGSDVTSAGVRLARAYTGRKYIACCGYHGWQDWYIGTTTRDRGIPEEVKSLTLTFEYNNIQSLERLFEEYKNQIACVIMEPMGVEEPKEDFLQKVRELTQKRGALLIFDEVVSGFRFSLGGAQEYFGVVPDLACFGKAMGNGIPISAIVGRSEIMELFEEVFFSFTFGGETASIASAIATIQYLRDKKVIPYLWEQGKKLKQGIQKLIEDKEMEDIAFVKGYDVRFLLDFVGDNSLKLKTLFQQECAKRGILFTGSHNMALPHDDKIIEKTLEVYDEVLDIVKFAMEYDMVDELIEGQILQPVFRKM